The proteins below are encoded in one region of Paenacidovorax monticola:
- a CDS encoding ABC transporter substrate-binding protein, with protein MLCNLWKTAGRLLLRCWGVLCLGLGLCGPGWGMSVVFINPGKPDEAYWAAASAMMEHAARNLGLQLEVQYADRDHVRGLALARQLAQRAPSARPDYVVFSNDYGMAPEMLRLLDGAGIRAFMAFSGVHGGAREETGAPRERYPFWLGSLEPNAEEAGYLTARALFAQARASGQGRAQDGKLHLLAIAGDRSTPSSAARNAGMRRAVREAGDVVLVQEVYADWRRDKAAEQALWLYQRHPEARLVWAGSDQMAFGAMAAWRERGGTPGRDAWFSGINTSREALAALRGSELAALAGGHFMAGAWALVMLFDHSRGIDFASEGLEQERSLFVLFDAELARRFEQRVDRATPAIDFRRFSKALNPQLRRYGFDAVHWLR; from the coding sequence ATGTTGTGCAATCTTTGGAAAACAGCGGGACGGCTCCTGCTGCGCTGCTGGGGCGTGCTGTGCCTGGGACTGGGCCTGTGCGGCCCGGGCTGGGGCATGTCCGTGGTCTTCATCAACCCGGGCAAGCCGGACGAGGCTTACTGGGCCGCGGCATCGGCCATGATGGAGCACGCCGCGCGCAACCTCGGCCTGCAGCTTGAGGTGCAGTATGCCGACCGCGACCATGTGCGCGGCCTGGCCCTGGCGCGCCAGCTGGCGCAGCGGGCCCCATCGGCGCGGCCCGACTATGTGGTGTTCTCCAATGACTACGGCATGGCGCCCGAGATGCTGCGCCTGCTCGACGGTGCGGGCATCCGGGCCTTCATGGCCTTCAGTGGCGTGCATGGCGGCGCCCGCGAGGAAACGGGTGCGCCGCGCGAACGCTATCCATTCTGGCTGGGCAGCCTGGAGCCCAATGCCGAAGAAGCCGGCTACCTGACGGCGCGCGCGCTGTTCGCCCAGGCCCGCGCATCGGGCCAGGGCCGCGCGCAGGACGGCAAGCTGCACCTGCTTGCCATCGCGGGCGACCGCTCCACGCCGTCCTCGGCGGCACGCAACGCCGGCATGCGCCGCGCAGTGCGCGAGGCGGGCGACGTCGTGCTGGTCCAGGAGGTATACGCGGACTGGCGCCGCGACAAGGCCGCCGAGCAGGCCCTGTGGCTCTACCAGCGCCACCCCGAGGCACGCCTGGTGTGGGCGGGCAGCGACCAGATGGCCTTCGGGGCCATGGCCGCCTGGCGAGAGCGCGGCGGAACGCCGGGGCGCGACGCCTGGTTCAGCGGCATCAACACCTCGCGCGAGGCCCTGGCCGCCTTGCGCGGCTCCGAGCTGGCGGCGCTGGCCGGCGGCCATTTCATGGCGGGGGCCTGGGCGCTGGTGATGCTGTTCGACCATTCCCGGGGCATCGATTTCGCCTCGGAAGGGCTGGAGCAGGAGCGCTCCCTGTTCGTCCTGTTCGATGCGGAGCTGGCGCGGCGTTTCGAGCAGCGCGTCGATCGGGCGACGCCGGCCATCGACTTCCGGCGCTTCAGCAAGGCGCTGAACCCCCAGCTCCGGCGCTACGGGTTCGACGCAGTCCACTGGCTGCGCTGA